One window from the genome of Actinoplanes teichomyceticus ATCC 31121 encodes:
- a CDS encoding non-ribosomal peptide synthetase: MSVDKDERQPLSGAQAGLWYAHRLAPDSAVYNTAEAVEIHGALDVRLFEAALRRVVTEAGTFALRFVDTDDGPRCHPAPDADDWPLHRIDLSDAADPHGAAWEHVRADLATPVELDKGPLFAHTLITLAPDRYLWLLRAHHILLDGYSYKLLGRRLAAVYNALVEGREPEPARFAPVGRLQAEEADYLASERCDRDRKYWQGRLAELPEPARLTHRTAPPQAPFLRRTAELRGPDAEALTAAAARCGVTRTDLLTAAVAAYLHRMTGTGDLVLGMASMSRLGSAALRTPGTASDVLPLRVTVAPDARVGDFVRAVAEELAAQRRHQLYRAEFIRRDLNLLGTGRRLYGPVLNIVPFTEALEFGGHPAQWHHLCGGAVDDLQINVRPGAGEDGLWLAFDANPALYDSDELTLHRDRFLTVLRRLAGADPASALGDLDLLLPGEHPGELPSREFPVTATLTELFERQVQAGPERIAVSHEHDRLTYGELDAEANRLARLLAERGAGPGTVVALALPRGLRLLPALLAVLKTGAAYLPLDPGHPAERLRLVMADAAPVLLVTETGLAGALAGDVPAVVLDDPAVAADLATRPEGDLSPAERAGATGPADIAYIIHTSGSTGRPKGVPVTHANVVRLFAAAAEHFTFGADDVWTLFHSYAFDFSVWEIWGALLHGGRLVVVPYPVSRSPRDFLALLHREGVTVLNQTPSAFEQLMDADVDRPGGGSPGALRYVVFGGEALRPQRLRPWVDRYGLDRPVLVNMYGITETTVHVTHHRIGPADLDDARRGSVIGTPLADLRVYLLDARRRPVPPGAVGEMYVAGAGVAAGYLHRPELTAERFLDDPYGTPGARMYRSGDLARRRADGELDYLGRADQQVQLRGFRVEPGEIEAVLVTHPRVSRAAVVVRRADNGSQQLVAYTVTAGGPPPSSAELRRHAATRLPEHMVPAACVSVDALPLTANGKLDVAALPAPDFTAVAAGTRPASPQEALVCRLFEDVLRLPRDTVGADAGFFDLGGDSLLATRLLGRLRQETGAEVPITALFDAPTPAAIARRVAERIGADPDRPRLRPVTRPERVPLSYAQERMWFLNRLDGAAETYNIPLIVPLGAAVDAGALDAALGDLADRHESLRTVVTAGDGAPYQRILPPGQLRPRLRRVDCPADEIDAHVTVAARHRFDLSAESPLQAWLVGAGERRTLVLVLHHSAADGWSLRPLADDLSTAYAARRAGRAAQWRPLPVQYADYAIWQRELLRPDPDGAGRTERLTRYWRTELAGLPEECTLPGDRPGRAEPRAGAQVTRHIGAGLHGRLLGLADREGVSLFMVLHAAVSALLTRGGAGEDVVLGVPVAGRAEPGLDDLIGLITNTLVLRADTSGNPAFRDLLARVRPRDLAALDHQDLPFDRLVTELNPPRQPGRHPLFQVMLALQNNDPAVLRLGSDEVPLRPTATGTAKFDLFVDVLERHAPDGTPDGLDLHVEYATERYQADTAEAVADALHRLLDVVAANPATPLGELPAPSRPAAAAAVADTAGLADAALSVPGIRDAVAVPAAGDRPARLFVAPARAEAAEGVERLLERTGAGDVPVTAVNTLPRDADGALDLAALSALPAVDRAAAQTWQRQLARLDGVAAAEVVVEDTPEELGRRHAGSHRRRAGEEPAGQAAPAAERRPALSEGPALTEPSVSSWAEALVRAAERAQGDIVHVHADGSENRRDYASLLAEASRVLAGLRRAGLRAGDRVILQCDASEDFLAVLWGCILGGFVAVPLTVPASYATASAALTKLEGIWRMLGCPWIVCSPALEPGLRALAERQSWPGLRLATADALREPQEDRDWYAAAPDDLILMLMTSGSTGLPKAVRLTHRNVLTRSAATEAVNALGVHDVSLNWIPLDHVTGVVMFHLRDVYLGCRQVHAPTGWVLQDPLRWMDLAHRHRVTVTWAPNFAFGLLAEQAPRFRDRDWDLSPMRLVMNAGEVVVAAAARAFLHALRPFGLPQDVMHPGWGMSETCSVVTDAVLPSEPPGTDETFVSCGLPYPGFGMRIVDENAGLLAEGDVGRLQVRGTSVTGGYHDNPAANAEAFSDDGWFDTGDLAFLRDGELYIAGRVKDVIIVNGVNHYSHEIEACVEQLDGVVRSYTAAVAVRSDPSSTTDELALFFHLAPGADPATTLREIGGKVTREIGVSPTFLVPVEPGQVPKTEIGKIQRSKLRKGFEAGAFDDAIREAQLLLGSAATVPDWFLRPVWQRAGRHRPPAATAGRHTVVLAGADPRTRELAGRLAHAVRAGGGLCTVVTDAAAYARIDAARYRIRPGAEADHAALLTGLAADERAVDTVVHLGALHAGPADASPDEAGAASLLALARALAARPGGPGPVTLLYVTAGAQAVTERDRPVPAHAMAGAVLKSLPEELGTLRGVHLDLDPYGDADPVPLILAEAARTPVDVEVAHRGGQRYVRRLAALTDDDTGAEPAATEGFHVISGGLGGVGVELAAHLLRAPGARVLLLGRTPLPAEDTWADLLARGGPAASRVEAYQRLRALGDVRYACADVTDEGRTRQAVDAAAAAWGVPLASVLHLAGAFVERGIGDLDEAAWRAALDAKVRGGWTLHRIAADHPVASFVTFSSLNGYFGGAMNTAYAAANAYLDALALHRRALGLPAQSLAWSMWRECGMSSGYRLAALTEARGYRLLDVTAALRSFDLARSLGHPHLLIGADRTAPWVRSHVLAPARQLRRLAGRVTLRDGADLGELYRAAARAAGGDDWVLRAAGSAQTPAAASGEQRRLHDLETRIAGLWCEVLGRDRVGRDENFFDLGGNSLILVAAQNAVNRAFGCQLSVVDLFAHPTVRDLARHVASRTAPSPAEARPDRAAEPPASAASGLDRAKELAQRQRAARARRTARHGKG; encoded by the coding sequence ATGTCTGTTGACAAGGACGAACGTCAGCCGCTGTCCGGAGCCCAGGCGGGCCTCTGGTACGCCCATCGGCTGGCTCCCGACAGCGCGGTCTACAACACCGCCGAGGCGGTGGAGATCCACGGGGCGCTCGACGTCCGGCTGTTCGAGGCCGCGCTGCGCCGCGTGGTCACCGAGGCCGGCACTTTCGCCCTGCGCTTCGTCGACACCGACGACGGCCCGCGCTGCCACCCGGCGCCGGACGCCGACGACTGGCCGCTGCACCGGATCGACCTCAGCGACGCCGCCGACCCGCACGGCGCCGCCTGGGAACACGTCCGCGCCGACCTGGCGACCCCGGTCGAGCTGGACAAGGGCCCGCTGTTCGCGCACACGCTGATCACCCTCGCGCCGGACCGGTACCTCTGGCTGCTGCGGGCCCACCACATCCTGCTCGACGGCTACAGCTACAAGCTCCTCGGCCGTCGTCTCGCCGCCGTCTACAACGCGCTGGTCGAGGGGCGCGAACCGGAACCGGCACGGTTCGCGCCGGTAGGCAGGCTGCAGGCCGAGGAGGCGGACTACCTCGCGTCCGAGCGCTGCGACCGGGACCGCAAGTACTGGCAGGGACGCCTGGCCGAGCTGCCCGAACCGGCCCGGCTGACGCACCGTACGGCGCCACCGCAGGCGCCGTTCCTGCGCCGCACCGCCGAGCTGCGCGGCCCGGACGCCGAGGCCCTGACGGCCGCGGCGGCCCGGTGCGGCGTCACCCGTACGGACCTGTTGACCGCCGCCGTCGCCGCGTACCTGCACCGGATGACCGGCACCGGCGACCTCGTGCTCGGCATGGCCTCGATGAGCCGGCTGGGCAGCGCGGCCCTGCGTACCCCGGGAACCGCCTCGGACGTCCTGCCGCTGCGCGTCACCGTCGCCCCCGACGCGCGCGTGGGCGACTTCGTCCGGGCGGTGGCCGAGGAGCTGGCCGCGCAGCGCCGCCACCAGCTGTACCGCGCCGAGTTCATCCGGCGTGACCTGAACCTGCTGGGCACCGGCCGCCGGCTGTACGGGCCGGTGCTCAACATCGTGCCGTTCACCGAGGCGCTGGAGTTCGGCGGCCACCCGGCGCAGTGGCACCACCTCTGCGGCGGCGCCGTGGACGACCTGCAGATCAACGTGCGTCCCGGCGCCGGCGAGGACGGGCTCTGGCTGGCCTTCGACGCCAACCCCGCCCTGTACGACTCCGACGAGCTGACCCTGCACCGCGACCGGTTCCTGACCGTGCTGCGCCGGCTGGCGGGCGCCGACCCCGCGAGCGCGCTCGGCGACCTGGACCTGCTGCTGCCCGGCGAACACCCAGGCGAGCTGCCCAGCCGGGAGTTTCCGGTCACCGCCACGCTCACCGAGCTGTTCGAGCGGCAGGTGCAGGCCGGCCCCGAGCGGATCGCGGTCAGCCACGAGCACGACCGGCTCACCTACGGCGAGCTCGACGCCGAGGCGAACCGGCTGGCCCGGCTGCTGGCCGAGCGCGGCGCGGGCCCGGGAACGGTGGTGGCGCTGGCGCTGCCCCGCGGGCTGCGGCTGCTGCCGGCCCTGCTGGCGGTGCTGAAAACCGGGGCCGCGTACCTGCCGCTGGACCCCGGCCACCCCGCCGAGCGCCTGCGCCTGGTCATGGCGGACGCGGCACCGGTCCTGCTGGTCACCGAGACCGGCCTCGCCGGCGCCCTGGCCGGCGACGTGCCGGCCGTGGTCCTCGACGATCCCGCCGTCGCGGCCGACCTCGCCACCCGCCCCGAAGGCGACCTGAGCCCGGCCGAGCGTGCCGGGGCCACCGGCCCGGCCGACATCGCGTACATCATCCACACCTCCGGCTCCACCGGACGGCCCAAGGGCGTTCCGGTCACGCACGCCAACGTGGTGCGGCTGTTCGCCGCGGCGGCCGAGCACTTCACGTTCGGCGCGGACGACGTCTGGACGCTGTTCCACTCGTACGCCTTCGACTTCTCGGTGTGGGAGATCTGGGGCGCCCTGCTGCACGGCGGCCGGCTCGTCGTCGTCCCGTACCCGGTCAGCCGCTCCCCGCGCGACTTCCTGGCGCTGCTGCACCGCGAGGGCGTCACCGTCCTCAACCAGACGCCGTCCGCCTTCGAGCAGTTGATGGACGCGGACGTCGACCGGCCCGGGGGCGGCTCGCCGGGCGCGCTGCGCTACGTCGTCTTCGGCGGCGAGGCGCTGCGCCCGCAGCGGCTGCGCCCGTGGGTCGACCGGTACGGGCTGGACCGTCCGGTCCTGGTGAACATGTACGGCATCACCGAGACCACCGTGCACGTCACCCATCACCGCATCGGCCCGGCCGACCTCGACGACGCCCGCCGCGGCAGCGTCATCGGCACGCCGCTGGCCGACCTGCGCGTGTACCTGCTGGACGCCCGGCGCCGGCCGGTCCCGCCCGGGGCGGTGGGGGAGATGTACGTCGCCGGCGCCGGTGTGGCGGCCGGCTACCTGCACCGTCCCGAGCTGACCGCCGAACGGTTCCTCGACGACCCGTACGGCACGCCGGGCGCCCGGATGTACCGCTCCGGCGACCTGGCCCGCCGTCGCGCCGACGGCGAGCTGGACTACCTCGGCCGGGCCGACCAGCAGGTGCAGCTGCGCGGCTTCCGCGTCGAGCCGGGCGAGATCGAGGCGGTCCTGGTCACGCACCCGCGGGTCAGCCGCGCCGCCGTGGTCGTCCGCCGCGCGGACAACGGCTCCCAGCAGCTCGTGGCGTACACCGTGACCGCCGGCGGCCCGCCGCCGAGCTCCGCCGAGCTGCGCCGGCACGCCGCCACCCGGCTGCCCGAGCACATGGTCCCGGCGGCCTGCGTGAGCGTCGACGCGCTGCCGCTGACCGCCAACGGCAAGCTCGACGTCGCCGCCCTGCCCGCGCCCGACTTCACCGCGGTGGCGGCGGGCACGCGGCCGGCGAGCCCGCAGGAGGCGCTGGTCTGCCGCCTGTTCGAGGACGTGCTGCGGCTGCCGCGGGACACGGTCGGCGCGGACGCCGGCTTCTTCGACCTGGGCGGCGACTCGCTGCTGGCCACCCGCCTGCTGGGCCGGCTGCGGCAGGAGACCGGCGCCGAGGTGCCCATCACGGCGCTGTTCGACGCGCCGACGCCGGCCGCGATCGCCCGGCGGGTCGCCGAGCGCATCGGCGCGGACCCCGACCGGCCGCGGCTGCGCCCGGTGACCCGGCCGGAGCGGGTGCCGCTGTCGTACGCCCAGGAGCGCATGTGGTTCCTGAACCGGCTGGACGGCGCCGCGGAGACGTACAACATCCCGCTGATCGTGCCGCTCGGCGCCGCCGTCGACGCCGGCGCGCTCGACGCCGCGCTGGGCGATCTCGCCGACCGGCACGAGAGTCTGCGGACGGTGGTCACCGCCGGTGACGGCGCCCCGTACCAGCGGATCCTGCCGCCCGGGCAGCTGCGCCCGCGGCTGCGCCGGGTGGACTGCCCGGCCGACGAGATCGACGCGCACGTCACCGTGGCCGCCCGGCACCGTTTCGACCTGAGCGCCGAGAGCCCCCTGCAGGCGTGGCTGGTCGGCGCCGGCGAGCGGCGCACCCTGGTGCTGGTGCTGCACCACAGCGCCGCCGACGGCTGGTCGCTGCGGCCGCTGGCGGACGACCTGAGCACCGCGTACGCGGCGCGCCGCGCCGGCCGTGCCGCGCAGTGGCGGCCGCTGCCCGTGCAGTACGCGGACTACGCGATCTGGCAGCGGGAGCTGCTGCGCCCCGACCCGGACGGCGCCGGCCGGACGGAGCGCCTGACCCGGTACTGGCGCACGGAGCTCGCCGGTCTGCCCGAGGAGTGCACCCTGCCCGGCGACCGGCCCGGCCGGGCCGAGCCGCGCGCCGGCGCCCAGGTCACCCGGCACATCGGCGCCGGCCTGCACGGCAGGTTGCTCGGCCTGGCCGACCGCGAGGGGGTCAGCCTGTTCATGGTGCTGCACGCCGCGGTGAGCGCCCTGCTCACCCGCGGCGGCGCCGGCGAGGACGTGGTGCTCGGTGTGCCCGTCGCCGGCCGCGCGGAGCCCGGGCTGGACGACCTGATCGGGTTGATCACCAACACCCTCGTGCTGCGCGCCGACACGTCCGGCAATCCGGCGTTCCGTGACCTGCTGGCCCGGGTGCGGCCCCGCGACCTTGCCGCCCTGGACCACCAGGACCTGCCGTTCGACCGGCTGGTGACCGAGCTGAACCCGCCCCGGCAACCCGGACGCCACCCGCTGTTCCAGGTCATGCTGGCGCTGCAGAACAACGACCCCGCCGTGCTACGCCTGGGCTCCGACGAGGTGCCGCTGCGGCCCACCGCCACCGGCACCGCCAAGTTCGACCTCTTCGTCGACGTTCTCGAACGGCATGCCCCCGACGGCACCCCCGACGGCCTCGACCTGCACGTCGAGTACGCCACCGAGCGGTACCAGGCGGACACGGCCGAGGCGGTCGCCGATGCCCTGCACCGGCTGCTGGACGTCGTCGCCGCGAACCCCGCGACGCCGCTGGGCGAGCTGCCCGCGCCGAGCCGCCCCGCCGCCGCGGCCGCGGTCGCCGACACCGCCGGCCTGGCCGACGCGGCGCTGTCCGTACCCGGCATCCGCGACGCCGTGGCCGTGCCCGCGGCCGGGGACCGCCCGGCGCGGCTGTTCGTCGCCCCGGCGCGCGCCGAGGCCGCGGAGGGCGTCGAGCGGCTGCTGGAACGCACCGGCGCCGGCGACGTCCCGGTCACCGCCGTGAACACCCTGCCCCGCGACGCCGACGGCGCGCTCGACCTGGCGGCGCTGAGCGCCCTGCCGGCGGTCGACCGGGCGGCGGCGCAGACCTGGCAGCGGCAGCTCGCGCGCCTCGACGGCGTCGCCGCGGCCGAGGTCGTGGTGGAGGACACGCCCGAGGAGCTGGGCCGCCGCCATGCCGGATCGCACCGGCGCCGCGCCGGCGAGGAGCCCGCCGGGCAGGCCGCTCCGGCGGCCGAGCGCAGGCCGGCGCTGAGCGAGGGCCCGGCGCTGACCGAGCCGTCCGTCTCCAGCTGGGCCGAGGCCCTGGTACGCGCCGCCGAGCGGGCGCAGGGCGACATCGTGCACGTGCACGCCGACGGCAGCGAGAACCGGCGTGACTACGCGTCGCTGCTCGCCGAGGCCTCCCGGGTCCTCGCCGGGCTGCGGCGGGCCGGGCTGCGCGCGGGCGACCGGGTGATCCTGCAGTGCGACGCCAGCGAGGACTTCCTCGCCGTCCTGTGGGGCTGCATCCTCGGTGGCTTCGTCGCCGTCCCGCTGACCGTGCCGGCCTCGTACGCCACCGCGTCGGCGGCGCTGACCAAGCTGGAGGGCATCTGGCGGATGCTGGGCTGTCCGTGGATCGTGTGCTCGCCCGCCCTGGAACCGGGCCTGCGCGCTCTGGCGGAGCGGCAGAGCTGGCCCGGCCTGCGGCTGGCCACGGCGGACGCGCTGCGCGAGCCGCAGGAGGACCGCGACTGGTACGCCGCCGCGCCGGACGACCTCATCCTCATGCTGATGACCTCCGGCAGCACCGGCCTGCCCAAGGCGGTCCGCCTGACCCACCGCAACGTGCTCACCCGGTCCGCGGCCACCGAGGCCGTCAACGCGCTGGGCGTGCACGACGTCTCGCTCAACTGGATCCCGCTCGACCACGTCACCGGCGTGGTGATGTTCCACCTGCGTGACGTGTACCTCGGCTGCCGGCAGGTCCACGCCCCCACCGGCTGGGTGCTGCAGGACCCGCTGCGCTGGATGGACCTCGCCCACCGGCACCGGGTCACCGTGACCTGGGCGCCCAACTTCGCGTTCGGCCTGCTGGCCGAGCAGGCGCCGCGCTTCCGCGACCGCGACTGGGACCTGAGCCCGATGCGGTTGGTGATGAACGCCGGCGAGGTGGTCGTGGCCGCGGCCGCCCGCGCCTTCCTGCACGCGCTGCGGCCGTTCGGGCTGCCGCAGGACGTGATGCACCCGGGCTGGGGCATGTCCGAGACCTGCTCGGTGGTCACCGACGCGGTGCTGCCGTCGGAGCCGCCGGGCACCGACGAGACCTTCGTGAGCTGCGGCCTGCCGTACCCCGGGTTCGGCATGCGGATCGTCGACGAGAACGCCGGGCTGCTCGCCGAGGGCGACGTCGGCCGGCTGCAGGTCCGGGGCACGTCCGTGACCGGCGGCTACCACGACAACCCGGCCGCGAACGCGGAGGCGTTCAGCGACGACGGCTGGTTCGACACCGGCGACCTGGCGTTCCTGCGCGACGGTGAGTTGTACATCGCGGGCCGGGTCAAGGACGTCATCATCGTCAACGGCGTCAACCACTACAGCCATGAGATCGAGGCGTGCGTCGAGCAGCTCGACGGCGTCGTGCGCAGCTACACCGCGGCCGTCGCGGTGCGCTCGGACCCGTCCTCGACCACCGACGAGCTGGCGCTGTTCTTCCACCTCGCCCCGGGCGCCGACCCGGCCACCACGCTGCGCGAGATCGGCGGCAAGGTCACCCGCGAGATCGGCGTGAGTCCCACCTTCCTCGTGCCGGTCGAACCCGGCCAGGTGCCCAAGACCGAGATCGGCAAGATCCAACGGAGCAAGCTGCGCAAGGGCTTCGAGGCCGGCGCGTTCGACGACGCCATCCGCGAGGCTCAGCTGCTGCTCGGGTCGGCCGCCACGGTGCCCGACTGGTTCCTGCGCCCGGTGTGGCAGCGGGCCGGCCGGCACCGTCCGCCCGCCGCGACGGCAGGCCGGCACACGGTGGTGCTCGCCGGTGCCGACCCGCGCACCCGGGAGCTCGCCGGGCGTCTGGCCCACGCCGTGCGCGCCGGCGGCGGACTGTGCACCGTGGTCACCGACGCTGCGGCGTACGCCCGGATCGACGCGGCCCGCTACCGGATCCGGCCCGGCGCGGAGGCGGACCACGCGGCGCTGCTGACCGGCCTGGCCGCCGACGAGCGGGCCGTGGACACCGTGGTGCACCTCGGCGCGCTGCACGCCGGCCCGGCCGACGCGTCGCCCGACGAGGCCGGCGCCGCGTCCCTGCTGGCCCTGGCGCGCGCCCTCGCCGCCCGGCCCGGCGGCCCCGGCCCGGTCACCCTGCTGTACGTGACCGCCGGCGCCCAGGCGGTCACCGAGCGGGATCGTCCGGTCCCGGCGCACGCCATGGCCGGCGCCGTGCTCAAGTCGCTGCCGGAGGAGCTGGGCACGCTGCGCGGCGTGCACCTCGACCTGGACCCGTACGGCGACGCCGACCCGGTGCCGCTGATCCTGGCCGAGGCGGCACGCACCCCGGTCGACGTCGAGGTCGCCCACCGCGGCGGGCAGCGCTACGTCCGCCGGCTGGCCGCGCTCACCGACGACGACACGGGCGCGGAGCCCGCCGCGACCGAGGGCTTCCACGTGATCAGCGGGGGACTCGGTGGCGTCGGCGTCGAGCTCGCCGCCCACCTGCTCCGGGCGCCGGGCGCCAGGGTCCTGCTGCTCGGGCGCACGCCGCTGCCCGCCGAGGACACCTGGGCCGACCTGCTGGCGCGGGGCGGTCCCGCGGCGTCCCGCGTCGAGGCGTACCAGCGGCTGCGCGCGCTCGGCGACGTACGGTACGCCTGCGCCGACGTCACCGACGAGGGCCGTACCCGGCAGGCGGTCGACGCGGCCGCCGCGGCGTGGGGCGTGCCCCTGGCGTCGGTGCTGCACCTGGCCGGCGCGTTCGTCGAGCGCGGCATCGGCGACCTGGACGAGGCCGCCTGGCGCGCGGCCCTGGACGCCAAGGTGCGCGGCGGCTGGACCCTGCATCGCATCGCCGCGGACCACCCGGTCGCCTCGTTCGTCACGTTCTCATCGCTCAACGGCTACTTCGGCGGCGCCATGAACACCGCCTACGCCGCGGCCAACGCCTACCTCGACGCGCTCGCCCTGCACCGGCGGGCACTCGGGCTGCCCGCGCAGAGCCTCGCCTGGAGCATGTGGCGCGAGTGCGGCATGAGCAGCGGCTACCGGCTGGCCGCGCTCACCGAGGCCCGCGGCTACCGGCTGCTGGACGTCACCGCCGCGCTGCGTTCGTTCGACCTCGCGCGGTCCCTCGGCCATCCACACCTGCTGATCGGCGCCGATCGCACCGCGCCGTGGGTACGCAGCCACGTGCTCGCCCCGGCCCGGCAGCTGCGGCGGCTGGCCGGCCGGGTCACCCTGCGCGACGGCGCCGACCTGGGCGAGCTGTACCGGGCCGCGGCCCGCGCGGCCGGCGGCGACGACTGGGTTCTGCGCGCGGCCGGCAGCGCGCAGACGCCCGCGGCGGCCTCCGGCGAGCAGCGGCGGCTGCACGACCTGGAGACCCGGATCGCCGGGCTCTGGTGCGAGGTCCTGGGCCGCGACCGGGTCGGCCGCGACGAGAACTTCTTCGACCTGGGCGGCAACTCGCTGATCCTGGTGGCGGCCCAGAACGCGGTCAACCGCGCCTTCGGCTGCCAGCTGTCGGTCGTCGACCTGTTCGCGCACCCCACCGTCCGCGACCTCGCCCGGCACGTGGCGAGCCGGACCGCGCCGTCACCGGCCGAGGCGCGGCCGGACCGGGCGGCCGAGCCGCCCGCGAGCGCGGCGAGCGGGCTGGACCGCGCCAAGGAACTGGCTCAGCGGCAGCGCGCGGCCCGGGCCCGCCGCACCGCACGGCACGGAAAGGGCTGA